From the Saccharomonospora marina XMU15 genome, the window AGGGCGACACCATCGCGGAGGCGAAGATCGGGCTGACGAACATGTCGTCGGTGCCGGTGAGGGCGGGCGCGGTCGAGCAGGCACTCGTCGGGCAGCAGGCCACGGAGGAGACCATCCGGGCGGCGGCGCAGCACGCGGCCGAGGGCACCAACCCGACGGTCGACGGCAACGCCGACGTGGAGTATCGACAGCAGCTCGCGAGGGTACTCACCGGAAGAGCGATCAGTTCGGCGATGGCGGGGTGACACGTGCCCCCAAGGCCACCACGGTCGCGCACGACCCAACTAGAGTGGCCTTGGGGGTGTCTCGCCTCCGAGTACGTGAGGACGTAGAAAGGAGGTCGGCCCGTGCGGCTCGACCACGAGTTCACCGTTCCGGCGCCCATCGACGAGGTGTGGAAGGCGGTGCTCGATCCGGAACGCGTGGCGCCATGCATGCCCGGAGCCACCCTCAGCTCCGTCGAGGGCGACAACTTCAAGGGCACGGTGAAGGTCAAGCTCGGGCCGGTCTCCTTGCTGTACAAGGGCTCGGGCGAGTTCGTCGAGAAGGACGAGCAGGCCAGGAAGCTGCTCATCAAGGCCTCGGGCAAGGACGCGCGCGGTGCGGGCACCGCGGCGGCGACGGTGACGGTGACGCTGACCGCCGAGGGCGGTTCCACCAAGGGAAACGTCGCCACCGACCTGAATGTCACCGGCAGGCCCGCCCAGTTCGGCCGCGGCATGATCTCCGAGGTGGGTGGCAAGATCCTCGACACCTTCGCCGCGAACCTCGCCGACACGCTCGGTGCCACGGGTAAGGAGGAGGCGCCCGCCGAGCCCGAGGCCAAGCCTGCAGCGGGTGCGGCCGCCCCGGCCGAGGAGCCACAGAAGCCGAAGCTGGAGTCCGTCAAGCCCACGGGGGAGTCCCAGCAGGCGGAGGCCATCGACCTGTTCGATTACGCGGGCGCTTCGGTCGCCAAGCGGCTGGCCCCGGTGGTCGCGGGTCTGGCCGCGCTGTTCGCGGTCATCGCGATCATCCGCGCCATCCGCCGCCGCTGACGGTCGCCACGGGAAGTGGCGCGGCCCCGACCGCGTTGCACCTGGCATGCGGGTTGACCACGAGATCGACGTCGCCGTCATCGGTGCGGGGCAGGCCGGGCTGTCCGCCGCCTACTTCTTGCGCCGGGCGGGTGTGCCCGCAGAATCTGGCTTCGTCGTGCTCGACCACGGCGAGCGCCCAGGGGGCGCCTGGCAGCACCGTTGGCCCTTGCTGCGGATGGGCAAGGTGCACGGCATCCATGATCTGCCCGGTATGGCACTGGGGGCAGTGGACAGGCGGCTACCGGCGTCGGAGGTGGTCTCCGCCTACTTCGACCGCTACGAGAACGCCTTCGACCTGCCGGTGCGCCGACCCGTCGACGTACGTTCGGTCGGCCTGACCGGCGACGGCCGCTTCCTGGTGAGAAGCGCCACCGAGTCGTGGCTCGCGCGCGGCGTGCTCAACGCGACCGGAACGTGGGACAAGCCGTTCCGGCCGTACTACCCGGGCGTGGAGTCGTTTCGAGGCCCTCAGCCGCACACCGTCGACTACACCGGTGCGCAGGAGTTCGCGGGCCGCAGGGTCGTGGTGGTCGGCGGCGGCACCTCGGCAGTGCAACTGCTGCTGGAGATCGCCGAGGTGGCGGCCGAGACGACGTGGGTGACGCGCAGGCCGCCGGTGTTCCGCGACGCGGAGTTCACCCCCGAGTTCGGCCGTGCCGTGGTGGCGGAGGTGGACCGGCGGGTGCGTGGGGGCAAGCCCCCTGGCAGCGTGTCGGGCTTGACCGGCCTGCAGCTCACCCCGGAGGTGAGGGCAGCGATTCGGGAGGGGATTCTCGACCGCAGGCCGATGTTCCAGCGCGTCACCCCGGAGGGGGTGCGGTGGGCCGACGGCACCGAACAGCGTGCCGACGTCATCCTGTGGGCCACCGGTTTCCGCGCCGCTCTCGACCATCTCGCACCGCTGCGGCTGCGCGAACCGGGCGGTGGTATCCGGATGGACGGCACCAGGGTGGTCGCGCAGCCGCGACTGCATCTGCTCGGCTACGGCCCCTCGGCCAGCACGATCGGAGCCAACCGTGCCGGCCGTGCGGCCGTGCGCGAACTGCTGGCACAGCTGGATCGGCCGCTGGGCCCGGTCACCGGCGGGCGAGCCCGCTCGACCGGCGCGGTCGACGCGGCCTGAACCAACGGCACTAGGCGGAACCGCAGGTCCAGCTGCTATACCCCCAGCTGGTCCCGCTTCCGTACTCACCGAGGCCGACCTGGATGCACACCGCGGTGCCTTCGGGATAGCTCTTGTTCCAGCTGCGCATCGTTTCGTAGCCGTCGGGGTTCCACAGCAGGAAGTCGTAACCGTTGCCCGACTTCACGGGTTCGACGTCGACCCGCATGACCGCGGAATGGCCGTCATAACAACGGTCCAGGAGATAGAACCACTCGCCGTGATCCTCGAATTGCCCGTTGGCGCAGTAGCCATCACTCGAGGTGGTCATGAGGTAGTCGGCATGGGCGGGCATGGTGAACGTCCCCAGTGCCGCGGTGGTGACCATCATGACCGACAGTGCTCGGCGAGCCCATCGCTTTCCTCGGTTCGACTTCCTGGTTGCTGTCATGGCATTCCGATCGATCTCGGGACTGTTCCTCACTCCCGGACCGTAGTTGCCGCCGCTGACGCATCACTGACTCGGAACCGACCGCACGCGTCCCTTACTCGGTGATCTTGTCCAGCGGCTCCGCGGAGTCCGCGATCACCGAGTGTTGCTCCAGGTGCGGGAACTTCAGGAAAGGCTGCTGTGCTGGTGAGCGCGTTTCGCCGCTAGACCCCGGTCCTGCCCGCGGCCA encodes:
- a CDS encoding SRPBCC family protein, producing MRLDHEFTVPAPIDEVWKAVLDPERVAPCMPGATLSSVEGDNFKGTVKVKLGPVSLLYKGSGEFVEKDEQARKLLIKASGKDARGAGTAAATVTVTLTAEGGSTKGNVATDLNVTGRPAQFGRGMISEVGGKILDTFAANLADTLGATGKEEAPAEPEAKPAAGAAAPAEEPQKPKLESVKPTGESQQAEAIDLFDYAGASVAKRLAPVVAGLAALFAVIAIIRAIRRR
- a CDS encoding NAD(P)-binding domain-containing protein encodes the protein MRVDHEIDVAVIGAGQAGLSAAYFLRRAGVPAESGFVVLDHGERPGGAWQHRWPLLRMGKVHGIHDLPGMALGAVDRRLPASEVVSAYFDRYENAFDLPVRRPVDVRSVGLTGDGRFLVRSATESWLARGVLNATGTWDKPFRPYYPGVESFRGPQPHTVDYTGAQEFAGRRVVVVGGGTSAVQLLLEIAEVAAETTWVTRRPPVFRDAEFTPEFGRAVVAEVDRRVRGGKPPGSVSGLTGLQLTPEVRAAIREGILDRRPMFQRVTPEGVRWADGTEQRADVILWATGFRAALDHLAPLRLREPGGGIRMDGTRVVAQPRLHLLGYGPSASTIGANRAGRAAVRELLAQLDRPLGPVTGGRARSTGAVDAA